The genome window CGTAATCCTTTATTCCTGTTGTTTCTGCTGTAATGGATAAATTACTTGGAAACCTTCAAGGCGCGGAACCAGGCACCCGCATTGTTCAACTCGTCGTCCAGGGTGTTGATCTTGTCGATGCAAGTCTTTACCTGAGCATTGGCTGGATCATCCACGAAGGCGATACCGCTCTTCTTGGCAGACTCCAATGCTGCGATAGCCTCATCAAGAGCTGTATTCAATGCGTTGTAGCCACTGTAGTTGTACTTCTTCATGATAGTCATCAATGAATTAGCAACAGGAGTTGTAGCAGTTACATGACGTGTACCATAGAGAGAGTTCTTGATAGAGTAGATGTTGTCCTGATAGTCGATGAATGAACGCTTGCTGTATGGTGACTCAATGTAGTCGCGAGATTCAGCTTCGCCATCCTCTGTTGTACCGCCATGACCGGTAGCTACACGGTAAGCCTGACCCAGCTTCTGGGTGTAAACCTCCTGGCAGATGCTTGAGCAGCCGCCTACGAATACATTCTCCAAGGTCTCCTGCCATGTAGGGAACCAAGCCTTGTCGCCTGTGGCATTGAGGAAGAACTGACCGTAACCGATACCTGCAGAAGAAAGGGCACCAGCACTCTCCTCCAGACCAGCAAGACCATCAACCACCCACTTGCAATTGGTTGTCAACCAAGAACCGAGGGTTGCATCACCATTCCAACCATACTGGAGGAGTGAAGTCATGTTGTAGATGTCGCCAGCTACAGCGGCAGCAAATGCCAACTCGTCGATACCCTTTACGGTGGTCATGCCCTCTTCTGTCTCGTTGTTGTTCAGCATGGCTGCAGTACGTGCGGCTCCATTACGGAAGAGTACGAACTCCAATCCGTGGAAACCGATTACAGAGTCGAAGTTCTTGTTCTCGGTATAGATAAACTGAGCTGGGTTTGAACCCTGGATTCCGGCGATGATGTTCTGGTTGTTGAGTGCCTCTACCATCTGGTCGTGGTCGAGTGGCCATGAGTCGATGTGTGGGTCAATCTCGTTGTTGGCTGCTGCACCATAGAGGAATGCCTCACTGCGCTCCCATTCA of Segatella copri contains these proteins:
- a CDS encoding imelysin family protein; amino-acid sequence: MKKIFQKAFLFVATMTLSLGFASCSDDDGPVTEGNVVPATELSAVANTYVNDIINPTYKDLRDNAKVLKDACDKAYANAKAGNLSDADITDACEAFKNARREWERSEAFLYGAAANNEIDPHIDSWPLDHDQMVEALNNQNIIAGIQGSNPAQFIYTENKNFDSVIGFHGLEFVLFRNGAARTAAMLNNNETEEGMTTVKGIDELAFAAAVAGDIYNMTSLLQYGWNGDATLGSWLTTNCKWVVDGLAGLEESAGALSSAGIGYGQFFLNATGDKAWFPTWQETLENVFVGGCSSICQEVYTQKLGQAYRVATGHGGTTEDGEAESRDYIESPYSKRSFIDYQDNIYSIKNSLYGTRHVTATTPVANSLMTIMKKYNYSGYNALNTALDEAIAALESAKKSGIAFVDDPANAQVKTCIDKINTLDDELNNAGAWFRALKVSK